Proteins co-encoded in one Hymenobacter swuensis DY53 genomic window:
- the lipA gene encoding lipoyl synthase, which yields MLTLPIIQPEAAAPAKPRKPDWLRVKLPVGPAYANVRRLVDEHKLHTICESGNCPNMGECWGAGTATFMILGNVCTRSCSFCAVATGRPNEYDLDEPRRVAEAIQLMGVKHAVLTSVNRDELKDRGASVWYETVVQTKQLSPATTIETLIPDVKANWAALETMIAGGQEVVSHNMETVGSLYRLVRPQAKYDRSLEQIRRTKEAGKRTKSGIMLGLGEKQDEMYQAMDDLVANGLDILTLGQYLQPTKRHIEVAEFIHPDLFAHYKEEGLRRGLKYVESGPLVRSSYHAERHVNVPI from the coding sequence TTGCTGACTCTCCCCATCATTCAGCCCGAGGCGGCTGCCCCCGCCAAGCCGCGCAAACCGGATTGGTTGCGCGTGAAGCTGCCAGTGGGACCCGCTTACGCTAATGTCCGCCGGTTGGTGGATGAACATAAGCTGCATACTATCTGCGAAAGCGGCAACTGCCCGAATATGGGCGAGTGCTGGGGCGCGGGTACGGCCACGTTCATGATTCTGGGCAACGTGTGCACGCGTTCCTGCTCGTTCTGCGCCGTGGCTACCGGCCGCCCCAACGAGTATGACCTCGACGAGCCCCGCCGCGTGGCCGAAGCCATTCAGCTAATGGGCGTGAAGCACGCCGTACTTACCAGTGTGAACCGCGACGAGTTGAAAGACCGGGGTGCCAGCGTGTGGTACGAAACCGTGGTGCAAACCAAGCAGCTCAGCCCCGCCACTACCATCGAAACCCTGATTCCGGACGTGAAGGCCAACTGGGCCGCCTTGGAAACTATGATTGCCGGTGGTCAGGAAGTGGTGTCGCATAACATGGAAACCGTGGGCAGCCTCTACCGCCTCGTGCGCCCCCAGGCCAAGTACGACCGGAGCCTGGAGCAGATCCGGCGCACCAAGGAAGCCGGTAAACGTACCAAATCGGGCATTATGCTGGGCCTGGGCGAAAAGCAGGACGAAATGTACCAGGCCATGGACGACCTCGTAGCTAATGGCCTCGACATCCTGACGCTGGGCCAGTACTTGCAGCCGACCAAGCGCCACATTGAAGTAGCCGAGTTTATTCATCCCGACCTTTTCGCGCATTACAAGGAAGAAGGTTTACGCCGGGGCCTGAAGTATGTGGAAAGCGGCCCGCTGGTGCGGTCCAGCTACCACGCCGAGCGCCACGTCAACGTACCGATTTAA
- a CDS encoding OsmC family protein, which produces MSTATARYAGHLRTEATHVASGNTILTDAPVDNHGRGEAFSPTDLVSAALGSCMMTIMGIVAERHGVDLTGVSWDVTKHMLADPRRIGQLDVTFRLPASLPEKERTILENAARTCPVALSLNPEIRQEVRFEYQG; this is translated from the coding sequence ATGAGCACAGCCACTGCCCGCTACGCCGGCCACCTGCGCACCGAAGCTACCCACGTAGCCTCGGGCAATACTATTCTCACCGATGCGCCCGTGGATAACCACGGCCGGGGTGAGGCCTTCTCCCCCACCGACCTCGTGAGTGCCGCGCTGGGCTCCTGCATGATGACCATTATGGGCATCGTGGCCGAGCGGCACGGCGTGGACCTGACGGGCGTCAGCTGGGACGTGACCAAGCACATGCTGGCCGACCCGCGCCGCATCGGGCAGCTTGACGTGACGTTTCGGCTGCCGGCCTCGCTCCCGGAAAAGGAGCGCACCATCCTCGAAAACGCCGCCCGTACCTGCCCGGTAGCCCTGAGCCTGAACCCGGAAATCCGCCAGGAAGTTCGGTTCGAGTACCAAGGGTGA
- the ytxJ gene encoding bacillithiol system redox-active protein YtxJ, whose product MTPWQPLTQSEQLTDIVRESFEQPVIIFKHSTTCSISAAAKGKVERQWAGAGLDNAKIYYLDLLRFRPISQEIAQKFSVHHESPQLLLIQNGECTLDSSHMAIKLSEVKELVG is encoded by the coding sequence ATGACCCCCTGGCAACCCCTCACCCAATCCGAGCAGCTCACCGACATCGTCCGCGAATCGTTTGAGCAGCCGGTCATCATCTTCAAGCACAGCACCACCTGCTCCATCAGCGCGGCAGCCAAGGGCAAGGTAGAGCGGCAGTGGGCCGGTGCCGGCCTCGACAACGCTAAAATCTACTACCTCGATCTGCTACGCTTCCGCCCCATTTCTCAGGAAATAGCCCAGAAGTTCAGCGTCCACCACGAGTCACCCCAACTGCTGCTCATCCAGAACGGCGAATGCACCCTCGACTCCTCGCACATGGCCATCAAGCTCAGCGAGGTGAAGGAGCTGGTAGGGTAA
- a CDS encoding alpha-ketoacid dehydrogenase subunit alpha/beta: MHFDRKDYSNETLLHLYQHLLKPRMIEEKMLILLRQGKVSKWFSGIGQEAISVGSTMALDSDEYILPLHRNLGVFTGRNVPLDRLFAQWQGKTHGFSKGRDRSFHFGTNEHHIVGMISHLGPQLAVAGGIALADTLEDRPKVTVTYSGDGGASEGDFHEALNVAAVWQLPVIFIIENNGYGLSTPSNEQFRFRYFVDKGPAYGMEAVQVDGNNVLEVYDTVRRLAEDLRQNPRPVLLEALTFRMRGHEEASGTKYVPQELFEQWAQKDPVENYEKWLLQEGILDEEARMRFRETIKREIEEGLRVADAEPMPTASLKQEVGDMYRAFEPDSALNLPTDNEQPTTDKRYVDAISDGLRQSMERYPELVLMGQDIAEYGGVFKITDGFVAQFGKGRVRNTPLCESAIVGAGLGLSIKGKKAMVEMQFADFVTCGFNQIVNNLAKSHYRWGQNADVVVRMPTGAGTAAGPFHSQSNEAWFTHTPGLKVVYPSNPVDAKGLLCAAFEDPNPVMYFEHKLLYRSISAPVPDVYYTTPIGKAALVREGEEMSIITYGAGVHWALALAEEIGLSADILDLRTLLPWDEEAVRQTVEKNGRVILLHEDTLTGGLAGEIGAWIAEHCFRSLDAPILRVASLDTAVPFAPPLEKQFLPQQRLREAVAKLRSY; encoded by the coding sequence ATGCACTTCGACCGCAAGGACTACTCGAACGAAACCCTGCTCCACCTCTACCAGCACCTGCTCAAGCCGCGCATGATTGAGGAGAAAATGCTCATTCTGCTCCGCCAGGGCAAAGTGAGCAAGTGGTTTTCGGGCATCGGGCAGGAGGCCATTTCGGTGGGCAGCACCATGGCTCTGGACTCTGATGAGTACATTCTACCCCTGCACCGCAACCTGGGCGTATTCACGGGCCGCAACGTGCCCCTCGACCGGTTGTTTGCGCAGTGGCAGGGCAAAACCCACGGCTTCAGCAAGGGCCGCGACCGGTCGTTCCACTTTGGCACCAACGAGCACCACATCGTGGGCATGATTTCGCACCTGGGCCCGCAGCTGGCCGTGGCCGGCGGCATTGCCCTGGCCGATACGCTGGAGGACCGCCCCAAAGTAACCGTGACCTACAGCGGCGACGGTGGCGCTTCGGAAGGCGACTTCCACGAGGCCCTGAACGTGGCGGCCGTGTGGCAGCTGCCGGTCATCTTTATCATTGAAAACAACGGCTACGGCCTTAGCACCCCCAGCAACGAGCAGTTCCGCTTCCGCTACTTCGTGGACAAGGGACCAGCCTACGGCATGGAAGCCGTGCAGGTAGACGGCAACAACGTGCTGGAAGTGTACGACACCGTGCGCCGCCTAGCCGAGGACCTGCGCCAGAACCCCCGCCCCGTACTGCTGGAGGCCCTCACCTTCCGCATGCGCGGCCACGAGGAAGCCAGCGGCACCAAGTACGTGCCCCAGGAGCTGTTTGAGCAGTGGGCCCAGAAAGACCCGGTAGAGAACTACGAGAAGTGGCTCCTCCAGGAAGGCATCCTCGACGAAGAAGCCCGCATGCGCTTCCGCGAAACCATCAAGCGCGAAATCGAAGAAGGCCTGCGCGTAGCTGACGCCGAGCCCATGCCCACCGCCAGCCTGAAGCAGGAAGTGGGCGACATGTACCGCGCCTTCGAGCCGGATTCGGCCCTGAATCTGCCAACTGACAACGAGCAACCAACCACCGATAAGCGCTACGTGGATGCCATCAGTGACGGGCTGCGCCAGAGCATGGAACGCTACCCCGAGCTGGTGCTCATGGGCCAGGATATTGCCGAGTACGGCGGCGTATTCAAGATTACCGACGGCTTCGTGGCGCAGTTTGGCAAGGGCCGGGTGCGCAACACGCCCCTCTGCGAATCGGCTATTGTGGGCGCGGGCTTAGGCCTGAGCATCAAGGGTAAGAAGGCCATGGTGGAAATGCAGTTCGCCGATTTCGTGACCTGCGGCTTCAACCAGATTGTGAACAACCTGGCCAAAAGCCACTACCGCTGGGGCCAGAACGCCGACGTGGTGGTGCGCATGCCCACCGGGGCCGGCACCGCCGCCGGCCCGTTCCACTCGCAAAGCAACGAGGCCTGGTTTACCCACACGCCCGGCCTGAAAGTGGTGTACCCCTCGAACCCCGTAGATGCCAAGGGCCTGCTCTGCGCCGCCTTCGAGGACCCCAACCCGGTGATGTACTTCGAGCACAAGCTGCTCTACCGCAGCATTTCGGCCCCCGTGCCTGATGTATATTACACCACGCCCATCGGGAAGGCCGCGCTGGTGCGCGAGGGCGAGGAAATGAGCATCATCACTTACGGCGCGGGCGTGCACTGGGCCCTGGCCCTGGCCGAGGAAATCGGGCTGTCGGCGGATATTCTGGACCTGCGCACCCTGCTGCCCTGGGATGAGGAAGCCGTGCGCCAGACGGTGGAGAAAAACGGCCGCGTGATTCTGCTCCATGAAGACACCCTGACCGGCGGCCTGGCCGGCGAAATCGGGGCCTGGATTGCCGAGCACTGCTTCCGCAGCCTCGACGCGCCCATCCTGCGCGTGGCCTCCCTGGATACGGCCGTGCCCTTCGCACCCCCGCTGGAAAAGCAGTTCCTGCCCCAGCAGCGCCTCCGCGAAGCCGTGGCCAAGTTGCGCAGCTACTAG
- a CDS encoding SusC/RagA family TonB-linked outer membrane protein, whose product MMRLYSLGLLLPLSIPTLAQQPDTLASRRVVVRPDSLPAIKTLMCGVAGVAIYSPPYYRTLPFQPIQEQLRQVAGVQATPYSGAPGAQMAVRIRGAASLSGNAQPLYVVDGVPVFQHTFRPNTTTSPLGVVPAEVEELDVNPLLSIPNEDIEQVEILKGAYETALYGSQGINGVIKITTKRGTQGKPRLRYAGYGGVQQVRNRYELLNARQYAALRNEVALRSGQPAPFSAPQLAALGQGTDWQDELLRTAAVQEHHLGLGGGTATTRYYASADYLSQQGVVLNSRLRRYAAHAALNQRIGQHLYLDGTGSFSQTEQRVPAYYASQDALLTPPTQSPTDNPNPGYYVNPIDQAQQNYQTPEQQRLLAQLGARYELTNGLTLDVRGNLERATLRSRSYQSAFSTFPAGESGNLTSTYRQWVLHPALRFARSFGGERHAVTASLEAQRQDREITTEQFRYVPGSPSGSLSASGSTAQARQNFYQLTAGYTFAERYQVQGTLRRDANSTFAPTERWDWLPGAQVRWHAAKENFWTSPPGTLDVWVGWGRTSGAGNNGRNYFQILVPGQGGVGQAVPVFLPEQTQQLDAGIEASLFNSRLTATAQTYARRTTSTVRAPGLLTSPGTLTDDYLRNTGLELTLQGNWQAGQVQGTSRLAVAANRNRYETTTTTTYFFPYQRTLDGQSIGTFYGLRTQGLDATGNPRYEDVNGNGQVDFQDRQPLGNGLPRQLLSFSQQLTLGRFEAQLQADGMFGYQMYNTGLQYLDATSGFTNASSRVLDRWTPTNMGTEVPVAGTNLSAFSNYTLQSGNHMRLSALTFSYKVWEKDARNVQVWLGGQNLLVLSKYRGYDPNVSSAGSDNQQAGLDVGAYPVARTFLVGVRATL is encoded by the coding sequence ATGATGCGACTCTACTCCCTCGGCCTGTTGCTGCCGCTATCCATCCCCACCCTGGCCCAACAGCCCGATACCTTGGCTTCACGCCGGGTGGTGGTACGGCCGGACAGTTTGCCCGCTATCAAAACACTGATGTGTGGAGTTGCCGGTGTTGCTATATATTCTCCTCCTTACTACCGCACCCTCCCTTTCCAACCTATTCAGGAGCAGCTCCGCCAAGTAGCCGGGGTGCAGGCCACGCCGTACTCGGGGGCACCAGGGGCGCAGATGGCGGTGCGGATTCGGGGGGCGGCCAGCTTGTCGGGCAACGCGCAGCCGCTGTACGTGGTGGATGGGGTACCGGTATTTCAGCACACGTTCCGGCCCAACACCACCACCTCGCCCTTGGGCGTGGTGCCGGCCGAGGTGGAGGAGCTGGACGTAAACCCGCTGCTGAGCATTCCCAATGAGGATATTGAGCAGGTGGAAATTCTGAAAGGAGCCTACGAAACCGCGCTCTACGGCTCCCAGGGCATCAATGGCGTTATCAAGATTACGACCAAACGGGGCACCCAGGGCAAGCCACGCCTGCGCTACGCCGGCTACGGCGGGGTGCAGCAGGTCCGCAACCGCTACGAGCTGCTAAATGCCCGCCAGTACGCCGCTCTGCGCAACGAGGTAGCGCTGCGGTCCGGGCAGCCGGCCCCGTTCTCCGCCCCCCAGCTGGCGGCCCTGGGCCAAGGCACGGACTGGCAGGATGAGCTATTGCGCACGGCCGCCGTGCAGGAGCACCACCTGGGCCTGGGCGGCGGCACGGCCACCACCCGTTATTACGCTTCGGCTGATTATCTGAGCCAGCAGGGCGTGGTGCTGAACTCGCGGCTGCGCCGCTACGCCGCCCACGCCGCCCTCAACCAGCGCATCGGCCAGCACCTGTACCTGGACGGTACCGGCAGCTTCAGCCAGACCGAGCAGCGCGTGCCCGCCTACTACGCTTCGCAGGATGCATTGCTCACCCCGCCCACCCAGTCGCCGACCGATAATCCCAACCCCGGCTACTACGTGAACCCAATCGACCAAGCCCAGCAGAACTACCAGACGCCGGAGCAGCAACGGCTGCTGGCCCAGCTGGGAGCCCGCTACGAGCTGACAAACGGCCTTACGCTGGATGTGCGCGGTAATTTGGAACGGGCCACGCTGCGTAGCCGCTCCTACCAGTCGGCTTTTTCCACGTTCCCGGCCGGGGAGAGTGGCAACCTCACCTCCACTTACCGGCAGTGGGTGCTGCACCCGGCTTTGCGCTTCGCCCGTAGCTTTGGCGGGGAGCGGCACGCGGTAACGGCCAGTCTGGAAGCCCAGCGGCAGGACCGGGAAATTACTACCGAGCAATTCCGCTACGTGCCCGGTTCTCCATCCGGCAGCTTGAGCGCAAGCGGCAGCACCGCCCAGGCCCGCCAGAATTTCTACCAGCTCACGGCCGGCTACACCTTCGCCGAGCGGTACCAGGTGCAGGGGACGCTGCGCCGTGACGCCAACAGCACCTTCGCCCCGACGGAGCGGTGGGACTGGCTGCCGGGCGCGCAGGTGCGCTGGCACGCGGCCAAGGAAAATTTCTGGACCTCGCCCCCCGGCACGCTGGACGTGTGGGTGGGGTGGGGCCGCACCTCGGGAGCGGGCAACAACGGGCGTAACTACTTCCAGATTCTGGTGCCGGGGCAGGGCGGCGTGGGGCAGGCAGTACCGGTGTTTCTGCCCGAGCAAACCCAGCAGTTGGACGCGGGCATTGAAGCTAGCCTGTTTAACAGCCGCCTCACCGCAACGGCCCAGACCTACGCCCGCCGCACCACCAGCACGGTACGCGCGCCGGGCCTGCTGACGTCGCCGGGCACGCTCACCGATGACTACCTCCGTAACACCGGCCTGGAACTGACGCTGCAAGGCAACTGGCAGGCCGGCCAGGTGCAGGGCACGAGCCGGCTGGCCGTCGCTGCCAACCGCAACCGGTACGAAACCACTACTACCACGACCTATTTCTTTCCCTACCAGCGCACCCTCGACGGGCAATCCATCGGCACATTTTACGGGCTCCGCACCCAGGGCTTGGATGCTACCGGCAACCCGCGCTACGAGGATGTGAACGGCAACGGGCAGGTTGATTTCCAGGACCGGCAACCGCTGGGCAACGGCCTGCCCCGGCAGTTGCTCAGCTTTAGTCAGCAGTTGACGCTGGGCCGGTTTGAGGCGCAGCTGCAGGCCGATGGGATGTTCGGCTACCAGATGTACAACACCGGTCTGCAATACCTGGATGCTACCAGCGGCTTCACCAACGCCTCAAGCCGGGTGCTGGACCGTTGGACGCCCACTAACATGGGCACCGAGGTACCAGTGGCGGGCACCAACCTGTCGGCGTTCAGTAACTACACCCTGCAATCGGGCAACCATATGCGGCTTTCGGCCTTGACGTTCAGCTACAAGGTGTGGGAGAAAGACGCCCGCAACGTGCAGGTGTGGCTGGGCGGTCAGAACCTGCTGGTGCTCTCGAAGTACCGGGGCTACGACCCCAACGTCAGCTCCGCCGGCTCTGACAACCAGCAGGCCGGCCTGGACGTGGGGGCCTATCCGGTGGCGCGCACGTTTCTGGTGGGCGTGCGGGCCACGTTGTAG
- a CDS encoding M16 family metallopeptidase — protein MIHFEEFTLANGLRCIVHEDHSTPMAVLNVLYNVGSRDEDPAHTGFAHLFEHLMFSGSVNIPSYDEPLQLVGGENNAFTSPDITNYYLTLPAANLETGFWLESDRMLNLAFSENGLEVQRKVVVEEFKQNYLNQPYGDVWLKLRPLAYQHHPYQWATIGKEVAHIEDATMQQVRDFFAKHYSPANAILVVAGDVTVAEAQRLAEKWFGPIPGGTRYKRNLTTEPRQEEARFLEISADVPMSALYKVYHMPGRGEPAYHAADLLSDVLGRGKSSRLYQQLVKERPLFNSLSASVMGSFEPGLLVVSGKLNAGVTLEEADAAIEAVLAEISAAEIPTEELEKVKNQAEVSIVFSEIELLNRAMNLAFSKLLGDANLVNQESAKVQAVTAAQVLAAAQEVLRPTNCSTLYYRAHPVAEPVVTEEVAEA, from the coding sequence ATGATCCATTTCGAAGAATTCACCCTCGCCAACGGCCTGCGCTGCATCGTCCATGAAGATCACAGCACGCCCATGGCCGTGCTCAATGTGCTTTACAACGTGGGCTCTCGCGACGAAGACCCGGCCCACACCGGCTTCGCCCACCTGTTCGAGCACCTGATGTTCTCGGGCTCCGTGAACATCCCCAGCTACGACGAGCCCCTGCAGCTGGTGGGCGGTGAGAACAACGCCTTTACCTCTCCCGACATCACCAACTATTACCTCACCCTGCCAGCGGCCAACCTGGAAACTGGTTTCTGGCTGGAATCGGATAGGATGCTGAACCTGGCTTTCTCCGAGAACGGACTGGAAGTGCAGCGCAAAGTAGTGGTGGAGGAGTTCAAGCAGAACTACCTGAACCAGCCCTACGGCGACGTCTGGCTGAAGCTGCGGCCCCTGGCCTACCAGCACCATCCCTACCAGTGGGCCACTATCGGCAAGGAGGTAGCGCACATCGAAGACGCCACCATGCAGCAAGTGCGCGACTTTTTTGCCAAGCATTACTCGCCCGCCAATGCCATTCTGGTAGTGGCCGGCGACGTGACGGTGGCCGAAGCCCAGCGGTTGGCCGAAAAGTGGTTCGGACCCATCCCCGGCGGCACCCGCTACAAGCGAAACCTAACCACGGAGCCCCGCCAGGAGGAAGCCCGCTTCCTGGAGATATCGGCCGACGTGCCGATGTCGGCCCTCTACAAGGTGTACCACATGCCCGGCCGGGGCGAACCCGCCTACCACGCCGCCGATTTGCTGTCGGATGTGCTGGGCCGGGGCAAGTCGAGCCGGTTGTACCAGCAGCTGGTAAAAGAGCGGCCGTTGTTTAACTCGCTGTCAGCCTCCGTGATGGGGTCGTTTGAGCCGGGCCTGCTGGTGGTCAGCGGCAAGCTAAACGCGGGCGTCACGCTGGAAGAAGCCGATGCCGCCATCGAAGCCGTGCTGGCCGAAATAAGTGCCGCCGAAATTCCGACCGAAGAGCTGGAAAAGGTCAAGAACCAGGCCGAGGTCAGCATCGTGTTCAGTGAGATTGAACTGCTGAACCGAGCCATGAACTTGGCCTTCAGCAAGCTCCTCGGCGACGCCAACCTGGTAAACCAGGAAAGCGCCAAAGTGCAGGCCGTAACGGCAGCGCAGGTGTTGGCGGCCGCCCAAGAGGTGTTGCGGCCTACCAATTGCAGTACCCTCTACTACCGCGCCCATCCTGTGGCCGAACCAGTGGTAACGGAGGAAGTAGCCGAAGCATAA
- the pheS gene encoding phenylalanine--tRNA ligase subunit alpha, whose translation MQDTIARVRAEIEAYDLTSAEQLDQFRIAYTGRKGQLADLFDQLKTVPQEDRRAVGQELNQLKQAAQTRFEQRQQELEAASANAPADPTFDYTLPTVPQALGTRHPLSLVREEIVRILARIGFNVAEGPEIEDDWHNFTALNFPENHPARDMQDTFFVRREAGEPEWVLRTHTSPVQVRVMKSQQPPIRSIMPGRVYRNEAISARAHMMFHQVEALFIDENVSFADLKQTVYYFVQELFGSDMEVRFRPSFFPFTEPSAEIDITCLICKGKGCNICKGTGWVEIGGCGMVDPAVLEQSGIDPERYSGYAWGMGIERITMLKYQIKDLRLFTENDTRFLRQFESAQ comes from the coding sequence ATGCAGGATACCATTGCCCGCGTACGGGCAGAAATTGAGGCCTACGACCTGACTTCGGCGGAACAGCTCGACCAGTTCCGCATTGCCTACACCGGCCGCAAGGGCCAGCTGGCTGACCTGTTCGATCAGCTCAAAACGGTTCCGCAGGAGGACCGCCGGGCCGTGGGTCAGGAACTCAACCAACTGAAGCAGGCCGCTCAGACGCGCTTCGAGCAGCGCCAGCAGGAGCTGGAAGCGGCCAGCGCCAACGCCCCCGCCGACCCCACGTTCGACTACACCCTGCCCACTGTTCCGCAGGCCCTGGGCACCCGCCACCCACTGAGCCTAGTGCGCGAGGAAATTGTGCGCATCCTGGCCCGCATTGGCTTCAACGTGGCCGAAGGACCGGAAATCGAGGATGACTGGCACAACTTCACAGCCCTCAATTTCCCCGAAAACCACCCCGCCCGCGACATGCAGGACACGTTTTTCGTGCGCCGCGAGGCCGGAGAGCCGGAGTGGGTGCTGCGTACGCACACCAGCCCCGTGCAGGTGCGGGTGATGAAGTCGCAACAGCCGCCTATCCGCAGCATCATGCCGGGTCGGGTGTACCGCAACGAGGCCATTTCCGCCCGCGCCCACATGATGTTCCATCAAGTGGAGGCCCTGTTCATTGATGAAAACGTGAGCTTCGCTGACCTGAAGCAGACCGTGTACTACTTCGTGCAGGAGTTGTTTGGGAGTGATATGGAGGTGCGGTTCCGGCCGTCGTTCTTTCCGTTCACCGAGCCTTCCGCCGAAATCGACATCACCTGCCTGATCTGCAAAGGCAAGGGCTGTAACATCTGCAAAGGCACCGGTTGGGTAGAAATTGGCGGTTGCGGTATGGTAGACCCCGCCGTGCTGGAGCAGTCGGGCATCGACCCGGAGCGGTACTCGGGCTACGCCTGGGGCATGGGCATTGAGCGCATCACCATGCTCAAGTATCAGATCAAAGACCTGCGCCTGTTCACCGAAAATGACACTCGCTTCCTGCGCCAGTTCGAGAGTGCGCAATAA
- a CDS encoding Rieske (2Fe-2S) protein, producing the protein MLLSLVQRIASMLLLVTISGLLPACNSSGGDAQPQIPLAAVNEQLILTDQQNSALRFDNGAITIRGGVRGIIVVRQNASSYLAFERNCPYQPLDTCSRVKVEPFLRLYDPCCKSQFSFTGQPEAGPATLPLRRYSTALSGNLLTITN; encoded by the coding sequence ATGCTCCTTTCTCTGGTCCAACGCATTGCTTCTATGTTACTCTTGGTGACTATCAGTGGTCTGCTACCTGCCTGTAACTCATCTGGCGGCGACGCTCAGCCCCAGATTCCGCTGGCCGCAGTCAACGAACAGCTTATCCTCACAGATCAGCAGAACAGTGCTTTGCGTTTTGACAATGGGGCCATTACCATCCGGGGCGGAGTCCGGGGCATTATTGTGGTGCGGCAGAACGCCAGTTCGTACCTGGCCTTTGAGCGTAATTGCCCTTATCAACCCCTAGATACCTGTTCGCGGGTGAAAGTGGAGCCGTTTCTGCGCCTTTATGACCCGTGTTGCAAGTCGCAGTTCAGCTTTACCGGTCAGCCCGAAGCGGGCCCGGCAACCTTACCACTCCGGCGCTACAGCACAGCCCTCTCCGGCAACCTCCTGACAATCACTAACTAG